Genomic DNA from Deltaproteobacteria bacterium:
ATGCTTGCATAAGCAAGCATAACGGGTAAGGGTAGTGCTGTCAAGCTTAATACTTAGGTCTCTCTCCCTATAGGCTTGCAAAGCAAGCCTATAGGGAGAGAGACCTAAAAGTCAAGGACCATTTTGAAGAAAAACAATACTTTATGGTCCTTATGACCATCTATCCCTAAAATAGCATTCTGACAACACACCATAAGTTGCTTATATCCACTTGCGCTGCAAGTCATTGATTTGCGCGCCCTTCAGTAAGCGCATTGATGACTTTTTACGAAGTCATCATTCTTAAATCACAAAACCGCCCTGACCGGAGGGCGGTTTCATCATATTTAGCCCATATTCATGTTGTCCTTGTCCATGCTTGCAGGTCTTTCCGTATCACCATCCATTTCCATTTCCATGTGCATTATTCCACTGTTGTCGGTATGGGTTATCATGAAAAGGCGTTGTGCGACCAGGATGACCACGAAACCTATCAGGGAAACGATAATAACCAGCGGATCACTTTCAAATTTCAACAGCAAAAACGCACCTAGAATGACGACATCCATCACGATGGCGATTATAGGTATAACAGGATTTGCCTTCGTATCCTCGAGAAGATAGCGAAAAAGACCCCAATGAACGGCAATATCCATGATCAGATAGAAAATGGCGCCGATCGAGGCGATGCGTGTCAGATCGAAGAACACTGTCAGGGCAATAGCCAGCGCGACTGTGAAAACCAGGCCCGGGTTTTTAAAGCCCCGGTATAATCTCGGCAGTTGTTTCATGTCGCTGAGCATGGCCAGCATTCTTGAGGCTGAAAAAACACTGGCAATCAAACCCGAAACGGTCGCAACGATAGCCAGCAGCACAGTGAGCAAGAGGCCCAATTCCCCAAATACGGGCTTGGCTGCCGCGGCAAGCGCATAGTTTTTTGCCGTGATGATTTCCTCGACACTTAAGCTGCCGGCTACAGACAAAGCCAGCAAGGTATATATAACGGTACAGACGAGGACCGACAGGATGATGGAACGCCCCAGGTTACGGTGCGGGTCGATGATATCGCCGCCTTGATTGGTGATGGTAGTAAAGCCTTTGTAAGCCAGAATGGAAAGGGCGAGGGCGGCGACAAAATTGAAACCGCCACCCGTTGCAACTCCTTGACCGGCGGCTCCCCAGCTTTTCACTGACGGAAAGCCTGCGACGGCAAGTCCAGCCAAAGCCAGCACGGCAATCCCGGCAATCTTGATAACAGCGGTTATGTTGGCGGTTCTCTCGATCATCTTATTGCCGGAGATATTGACGATATAGGCTACGGCGATCAGCAGCACACCCAGCACGGATACCAGAAAGGTCGTATTTTCCACATCGAACAGTCGGAGCGTATAGGCGCCAAAAGTACGCGCGACGAGGCTCTCGGCGATGACCATCGAGACATACATGAGCAGTGCAAATGTCCCGGCCATGGTGCCGGGCCCATAGGCCTTGCGCGTAAACATGGCAACACCACCCGATGAAGGGTAAGTGTTGGAAAATTTAACATAGGAGTAGGCACTAAAACCGACGACAACCGCACCGGCCAGAAAGGCCAAGGGGAATAAATTTCCCACCAGTTCGGCGATCTGCCCCATAAGCACAAATATTCCGGCGCCTATCATTACACCTGTCCCCAAGGACACGGATCCTATTAGAGATAACTTGCTTGCAGAACCGTTTTTCATATACGACTCCTTATGTTTAGTATCGCACCACCTGGGGTCACACCTCAGATCCTCAGGTTCCAGCCCTCTCAACATCGGAGACGATGGCAGCTCGACCGCGACAACCAAAAAAAATCGCATCTGTTATACTTTAACAGACTGTCCCATTTAAGAGGTCCACTATCAAGGGGTTGTTTTTGTTCTGGAATTTTGAATGCGGAATCTGTAATTAACGAATAACCGGAGAAAAACATGGGGCACCTGGTCGGAAAAGACATTTACAGAGATCTGGGCAGGAAGATCGACAACCTCTCGGTGAGGACGCCGTGGAACAAGACCCTCCGCGAAATCCTCAAGGAGCTTTACTCCCCGGAGGAGGCCGACGTTGTCGTCCGCATGCCGTACCGGCTGTCTCGATTAAAGAAAATCGCCCAGGTCACGGGATACGACAAAACCAGGCTGCGGAACATCCTTGATGGATTGGCCGAAAAAGGTCTGGTCATCGATGTCTACATCAGGGGAGGGGGGTACTATATGCCCTCGCCCATGATCATCGGGATCTTCGAGTTCACCATGATGAGGACAGGGGAGGACCTCGACATAGTCAAGATGTCCAGACTTTTCAGTGAATACATGGAAAAGGATGACATCTTCTGGGCGGCCAATTTCGCAAAGGGAGAGAAGATCTCGGTGATGCGGACGATGCCCTGGGAGGACACCATAATAGATTTAGAGCACGTCGAGGTTCTGGATTACGAGAAGGCCGCGGCCATCATCGGGGAATCGAACAGATTCGCCGTGGGACTGTGTTCCTGCCGCCACAAAAATCACCATAACGGAGAGAAGGAATGTGATGTCCCCATTGGCAAGTGCTCCACCCTTGGGAGATCGGCCGATTACATGATAAGGCACAATCTCGCCAGGGAGATCTCCAGGACCGAGATGCTGGAAAACCTGGCCGAGTCCAGGGAGAGGGCACTGGTCATCAACGCCGACAACGTAATGGACGGTTGTGAGTTCATGTGCCACTGCTGCGGGTGCTGCTGCCAGGCTCTTAAGGGGATCAGCAAGCACGGCTACCCCAACACCGTTGTGACGTCCAACTTTATCGCCCGATGGGATGAGAACACCTGCAACGGTTGCGGCGCCTGCGCAATAGCCTGCACCATCGATGCCATCGAGATGGTGGGGAACAACGGCCCCGACTCGGGCAGGAAGAAGGATCCGATGGTGGATGAGTCCATCTGTCTCGGATGCGGAGTGTGCGCGCTTAAATGCAAACCCGGCTCCATGAAGCTCGTAAAACGGACCCAGCGAGTCCTGCATCCGGAGAACATCTTCCAGCGGATCATTCTCGCGTCCCTGGAGAGGGGGACCCTCCAGAACCAGCTGTTCCCCGAGCCGGAAAACATGACCCACGCCTTCATGCGGGGATTCGTAGGGGGCATCCTGAAACTGCCGCCCGTCAAGGCGGCTCTCATGAGTGATCTGCTCCGGTCGAGGTTTCTGGAGACGATCCAGCGAGGAGCGGCGTCCCCACTCCAGGCTGGACGACAGGACATCCCATGAGGCGTATTTTACATAGTTTTGGGCGCCCCTGATGAGCGCCTTGATGACTTTTTGCGAAGTCATCAATGTTTATGGATCATCCTGAAAATGAGTACCTGAAGGATGACCATACCCCACCATTTGTCATCGCGAACCGTATTTCGCCATCTATCATCGCGCCTGTCCCGCCATAGCTTGA
This window encodes:
- a CDS encoding APC family permease, with the protein product MKNGSASKLSLIGSVSLGTGVMIGAGIFVLMGQIAELVGNLFPLAFLAGAVVVGFSAYSYVKFSNTYPSSGGVAMFTRKAYGPGTMAGTFALLMYVSMVIAESLVARTFGAYTLRLFDVENTTFLVSVLGVLLIAVAYIVNISGNKMIERTANITAVIKIAGIAVLALAGLAVAGFPSVKSWGAAGQGVATGGGFNFVAALALSILAYKGFTTITNQGGDIIDPHRNLGRSIILSVLVCTVIYTLLALSVAGSLSVEEIITAKNYALAAAAKPVFGELGLLLTVLLAIVATVSGLIASVFSASRMLAMLSDMKQLPRLYRGFKNPGLVFTVALAIALTVFFDLTRIASIGAIFYLIMDIAVHWGLFRYLLEDTKANPVIPIIAIVMDVVILGAFLLLKFESDPLVIIVSLIGFVVILVAQRLFMITHTDNSGIMHMEMEMDGDTERPASMDKDNMNMG
- a CDS encoding 4Fe-4S dicluster domain-containing protein; this translates as MGHLVGKDIYRDLGRKIDNLSVRTPWNKTLREILKELYSPEEADVVVRMPYRLSRLKKIAQVTGYDKTRLRNILDGLAEKGLVIDVYIRGGGYYMPSPMIIGIFEFTMMRTGEDLDIVKMSRLFSEYMEKDDIFWAANFAKGEKISVMRTMPWEDTIIDLEHVEVLDYEKAAAIIGESNRFAVGLCSCRHKNHHNGEKECDVPIGKCSTLGRSADYMIRHNLAREISRTEMLENLAESRERALVINADNVMDGCEFMCHCCGCCCQALKGISKHGYPNTVVTSNFIARWDENTCNGCGACAIACTIDAIEMVGNNGPDSGRKKDPMVDESICLGCGVCALKCKPGSMKLVKRTQRVLHPENIFQRIILASLERGTLQNQLFPEPENMTHAFMRGFVGGILKLPPVKAALMSDLLRSRFLETIQRGAASPLQAGRQDIP